The proteins below come from a single bacterium genomic window:
- the rplD gene encoding 50S ribosomal protein L4 → MAKINLQDMTGKKIGDVELKSEVFDVAPNVALMHQAVVAEQANMRQGTADTKTRSEISGGGAKPYRQKGTGRARQGSIRAPHYYHGGVVFGPEPRSYRKSLPKKMRRGALRCALSARVADEAVVVVDEIKLDVISTKKMAAFLDDVGATRRALVVVDGLSNEILLSSRNIPGVELRVAPCLSVRDVLNADKIVMTRAAVAKLEEVFA, encoded by the coding sequence ATGGCCAAAATCAATCTGCAGGATATGACCGGTAAAAAGATTGGTGACGTCGAGCTCAAGTCAGAGGTATTTGATGTTGCGCCGAATGTGGCTTTGATGCATCAGGCTGTTGTGGCTGAGCAGGCAAATATGCGCCAGGGAACTGCCGATACGAAAACGCGCAGTGAAATAAGCGGTGGCGGCGCCAAGCCATATCGCCAAAAAGGCACAGGTCGTGCTCGCCAAGGTTCGATTCGTGCTCCTCATTATTATCATGGTGGAGTTGTGTTCGGACCCGAGCCGAGGTCATACAGAAAGTCGCTGCCCAAAAAGATGAGGCGCGGAGCTCTGCGCTGTGCACTGTCGGCAAGGGTGGCCGATGAAGCAGTCGTGGTTGTCGATGAGATCAAGCTCGATGTTATCAGCACCAAAAAGATGGCGGCTTTTCTTGATGATGTTGGAGCGACTCGCAGAGCGCTTGTCGTAGTTGACGGTCTATCAAATGAAATTTTACTTTCGTCACGCAACATTCCTGGCGTTGAGCTTAGGGTTGCGCCTTGTCTGAGTGTTCGCGACGTATTGAACGCCGACAAGATCGTCATGACTCGTGCGGCGGTGGCGAAACTAGAGGAGGTCTTTGCTTAG